From a region of the Hyphomicrobiales bacterium 4NK60-0047b genome:
- the fabA gene encoding 3-hydroxyacyl-[acyl-carrier-protein] dehydratase FabA, whose protein sequence is MADRQSNYSYEELLTCGRGELFGPGNAQLPLPPMLMFDRITEINDNGGEFGKGFIQAEFDIKPDLWFFPCHFEGDPVMPGCLGLDALWQLTGFFLGWLGEPGRGRAISTGEVKFTGMVLPTTKLVTYEINIQRLILRRLKLAVAEGVVKADGEPIFHAKDLRVGLFGGDEA, encoded by the coding sequence ATGGCGGATCGCCAATCCAATTATAGCTATGAAGAACTTTTAACATGCGGACGGGGTGAACTATTTGGGCCAGGGAATGCTCAACTTCCTTTGCCTCCTATGCTTATGTTTGATCGCATTACCGAAATCAATGACAATGGTGGTGAATTTGGTAAGGGATTTATCCAAGCTGAGTTTGATATTAAGCCTGATTTATGGTTTTTCCCGTGTCATTTTGAAGGTGACCCTGTGATGCCTGGTTGTCTTGGTTTGGATGCTTTATGGCAATTAACAGGCTTTTTCCTCGGATGGCTTGGTGAACCTGGCCGTGGCCGTGCGATCTCAACTGGCGAGGTTAAATTTACAGGCATGGTGTTGCCGACGACAAAATTAGTGACTTATGAAATTAATATTCAACGCCTCATTTTACGCCGCCTTAAACTTGCTGTCGCTGAAGGTGTTGTGAAAGCTGATGGAGAGCCCATTTTCCATGCAAAAGATTTGCGTGTGGGCTTATTTGGCGGAGACGAAGCTTAG
- a CDS encoding aspartate/glutamate racemase family protein: protein MIGVFDSGHGGLTVLKALRDQFPSTPFIYLGDHAKAPYGNRSSEEVVDLTKAGVETLFSQGCKLVVLGCNTATSIACRTLQQDWLPNSEWQGRNVLGIIAPTVEVATQTPWGVTEPQYPQMYKEDVIAVFATQRTIESAVFDEEIRKRCPQIHVVNQACKTLAGAIEAGEPTDILDDIVANYVSLMMEKSAGKVPHFAVLGCTHYPLVEPLFVKHLPTSCRVLSQPRIVAQALEHYLKRHSHYLDANCSDAGLTLLTTGDVTDVEEKLVLAWPERPVFLSL from the coding sequence ATGATTGGTGTTTTTGATTCCGGTCACGGTGGGCTGACAGTTCTTAAAGCTTTGAGGGATCAGTTTCCCTCAACTCCCTTTATCTATCTTGGCGATCATGCCAAAGCTCCTTACGGCAACCGCAGCTCTGAAGAGGTCGTTGACCTGACGAAAGCTGGTGTCGAAACTTTGTTTAGTCAGGGTTGTAAACTGGTTGTGCTTGGTTGCAACACAGCCACTTCAATTGCGTGCCGGACTTTGCAACAAGATTGGTTGCCAAACTCTGAATGGCAGGGACGCAATGTTCTTGGTATCATCGCACCTACCGTTGAAGTGGCGACACAAACGCCTTGGGGCGTAACTGAGCCGCAATACCCTCAAATGTATAAGGAAGATGTGATCGCTGTTTTTGCAACGCAGCGGACGATTGAGAGCGCTGTGTTTGACGAAGAGATCCGCAAACGCTGCCCGCAAATACATGTGGTGAACCAGGCTTGTAAAACGCTTGCTGGTGCAATTGAAGCTGGTGAGCCCACAGACATTTTAGATGATATTGTCGCCAATTATGTTTCTTTAATGATGGAAAAATCAGCTGGGAAGGTGCCGCACTTTGCTGTGCTTGGTTGCACGCACTACCCGCTTGTTGAGCCTTTATTTGTGAAACATCTACCGACCTCCTGCCGTGTGCTATCACAACCACGCATTGTCGCTCAAGCGCTTGAGCATTATTTAAAAAGGCATTCACATTATCTAGATGCGAATTGTTCTGATGCTGGACTTACGCTTTTAACAACAGGTGATGTTACAGACGTTGAAGAGAAGTTAGTTTTAGCATGGCCGGAAAGACCTGTGTTTTTATCCCTCTAA
- the irr gene encoding Fur family transcriptional regulator Irr, with protein MDNMTNTSEFEVSKNNLIDMSEKLRSAGMRPTRQRVALGDLLFKNGDRHVCAEILHEEAVEHKIPVSLATVYNTLNQFRDAGLLREVALVGTRVYFDTNMSDHQHFYLEENAELLDIPNSALSVSGLPEAPEGMEIAGVDIVVRLRPKK; from the coding sequence ATGGATAACATGACAAATACATCAGAATTTGAAGTCTCTAAGAACAATCTTATCGATATGTCTGAGAAATTACGCTCAGCAGGCATGAGACCAACTCGCCAGCGTGTTGCGTTAGGAGATTTGCTATTCAAAAATGGTGATCGTCATGTCTGTGCGGAAATTTTGCATGAAGAAGCAGTTGAGCATAAAATTCCAGTGTCGTTGGCTACTGTTTATAATACTCTAAACCAGTTTCGTGATGCAGGGTTATTACGAGAAGTGGCATTAGTAGGCACCCGGGTTTATTTTGATACGAATATGTCAGATCACCAACATTTCTATTTAGAAGAAAATGCCGAACTTTTGGATATACCGAATTCTGCCCTCTCTGTCTCAGGCTTACCAGAAGCTCCTGAAGGAATGGAAATCGCTGGTGTAGATATTGTTGTTCGTCTCAGACCAAAAAAATAG
- the rpsO gene encoding 30S ribosomal protein S15, whose product MSISPARKQELIKEYAVKPDDTGSPEVQVAILTERITNLTDHFQDHKKDNHSRRGLLKMVSQRRRLLDYVKGKSDERYQDLIKRLGIRR is encoded by the coding sequence ATGTCGATTAGTCCTGCTCGTAAGCAAGAATTGATCAAAGAATACGCAGTAAAACCTGATGATACAGGATCACCAGAAGTGCAAGTTGCAATTCTGACAGAGCGTATCACAAACCTAACGGATCACTTCCAAGATCACAAAAAAGACAACCATTCACGTAGAGGCCTATTGAAAATGGTAAGCCAACGTCGTCGTTTGCTTGACTATGTGAAAGGCAAAAGTGATGAACGGTATCAGGATTTAATTAAGCGCCTCGGTATTCGCCGCTAA
- the pnp gene encoding polyribonucleotide nucleotidyltransferase produces MAVQKRMKRKYMFDIHKEEIEWGGRTLKLETGRIARQAHGSVLAQYGETSVLATVVAAKSAKPGIDFFPLTVNYQEKAYAAGKIPGGYFKREARPSEKETLVSRLIDRPIRPLFVDGFKNETQVIITVLSHDMENDPDVLAMVAASAALTISGVPFMGPIGGSRVGYIDGEYILNPTIDQMEETTLDLVVAGTNDAVLMVESEAQELPEDVMLAAVNFGHDACAPVIDAIINLAEKAAKDPWDLVEIDKSKYQADVERIAKDGLIAAYKLADKGQRQTAIAEIKSQVMTELMPSEDDGSEAVLLGGIFKSLEGSIVRGSILETGIRIDGRDTKTVRPILSEVGVLPRTHGSALFTRGETQAIVVATLGTGEDEQFVDRLEGTYKERFLLHYNFPPYSVGEVGRSGFTSRREIGHGKLAWRAIHPMLPSKEEFPYTLRVVSEITESNGSSSMATVCGTSLSLMDAGVPLKKPVAGIAMGLIKEGEDFAVLSDILGDEDHLGDMDFKVAGTKDGITSLQMDIKITGITREIMEVALNQAQGGRLHILGEMNKALDSSREEVGEHAPRIETITIPTDKIREVIGQGGSVIRSIVEESGAKVDINDEGIIKVAAANSDSINKALTMIKSITDEPEEGAIYKGKVVKIVDFGAFVNFFGAKDGLVHISQLTNEFRPKTVGDVVKEGQEIFVKLVGFDDRGKVRLSMKVVDQETGEEIVEDKDD; encoded by the coding sequence ATGGCTGTTCAGAAACGTATGAAGAGAAAATATATGTTCGATATACATAAAGAAGAAATAGAATGGGGTGGTCGTACCCTAAAACTAGAAACTGGCAGAATAGCTCGCCAAGCGCACGGTTCCGTCCTAGCGCAATATGGAGAGACGTCAGTCCTCGCAACTGTTGTTGCAGCGAAATCAGCCAAACCCGGCATTGATTTCTTCCCACTGACCGTAAACTATCAAGAAAAAGCTTATGCAGCTGGTAAAATCCCAGGTGGTTATTTCAAGCGCGAAGCACGCCCAAGTGAAAAAGAAACACTTGTATCAAGATTAATCGATCGTCCAATCCGTCCGTTATTCGTTGATGGATTTAAAAATGAAACACAAGTGATCATCACCGTATTATCTCATGATATGGAAAATGATCCAGACGTCCTTGCAATGGTTGCAGCGTCTGCTGCGCTGACCATCTCCGGTGTGCCATTTATGGGGCCAATTGGTGGCTCACGCGTTGGTTATATTGATGGCGAATATATCCTCAACCCAACAATTGATCAAATGGAAGAAACAACTCTTGATCTTGTTGTAGCTGGTACAAATGACGCGGTTCTAATGGTTGAATCAGAAGCTCAAGAGCTTCCTGAAGATGTCATGCTTGCAGCTGTAAACTTTGGCCATGATGCATGTGCACCAGTGATTGATGCGATCATCAACCTGGCAGAAAAAGCCGCAAAAGATCCTTGGGATCTGGTTGAGATTGATAAGTCAAAATACCAAGCTGATGTTGAACGCATTGCTAAAGATGGTTTGATTGCAGCTTATAAATTGGCTGATAAAGGCCAGCGCCAAACAGCAATTGCAGAAATTAAATCTCAAGTGATGACAGAACTCATGCCTTCAGAAGATGACGGCTCTGAAGCTGTTCTTCTAGGCGGTATTTTCAAATCTCTTGAAGGATCAATTGTTCGTGGTTCTATCTTAGAAACAGGCATTCGTATTGACGGCCGTGATACAAAAACAGTACGTCCAATCTTAAGTGAAGTTGGCGTGCTACCAAGAACACACGGTTCTGCATTGTTCACACGTGGTGAAACACAAGCCATCGTCGTGGCAACACTCGGCACAGGTGAAGACGAGCAATTCGTTGATCGCCTGGAAGGCACATATAAAGAGCGCTTCTTGTTGCACTATAACTTCCCTCCATATTCAGTTGGTGAAGTTGGTCGTTCTGGTTTCACTAGTCGCCGTGAAATTGGCCACGGTAAATTAGCTTGGCGTGCGATCCACCCAATGTTGCCTTCAAAAGAAGAGTTCCCATACACCCTACGTGTTGTATCAGAAATCACTGAATCAAACGGTTCATCTTCAATGGCAACTGTTTGTGGTACATCTCTGTCTCTTATGGACGCTGGCGTTCCATTGAAAAAACCAGTTGCTGGTATCGCAATGGGCTTGATTAAAGAAGGTGAAGACTTTGCAGTTCTCTCTGACATTCTTGGTGATGAAGATCACTTAGGTGACATGGACTTTAAAGTGGCTGGTACAAAAGACGGTATCACAAGCTTGCAAATGGATATTAAAATTACAGGCATCACCAGAGAAATTATGGAAGTTGCATTGAACCAAGCGCAAGGCGGCCGTCTGCATATTCTTGGTGAAATGAACAAGGCTCTTGATAGCTCACGTGAAGAAGTAGGCGAGCACGCACCACGCATCGAGACCATTACGATCCCAACGGATAAAATCCGCGAAGTAATCGGCCAAGGTGGCAGCGTGATCCGCTCAATCGTTGAAGAATCTGGTGCTAAAGTTGACATCAATGATGAAGGTATCATCAAGGTAGCAGCAGCGAATTCTGATAGCATCAACAAAGCTCTGACCATGATCAAGAGCATCACTGATGAGCCAGAAGAAGGCGCAATCTATAAAGGTAAAGTCGTCAAGATTGTTGACTTCGGTGCCTTTGTGAACTTCTTTGGTGCGAAAGATGGCCTAGTACACATCTCACAACTCACCAATGAGTTCCGCCCGAAAACGGTGGGAGACGTTGTGAAAGAAGGTCAAGAGATCTTTGTGAAGCTTGTTGGCTTTGATGATCGCGGCAAAGTCCGTCTTTCAATGAAAGTGGTTGACCAGGAAACTGGTGAAGAAATCGTTGAAGATAAAGACGACTAA
- the fabB gene encoding beta-ketoacyl-ACP synthase I yields MRRVVITGMGIVSSIGNNRDEVLDSLQNCKSGISRAEKYAELGFRSQVEGAPTLDALSLVDRKTKRFMGMGAAWNYVAMEEAIAQAGLEEKEISHERTGLIMGSGGPSAKAIVKAANTTLERGPKKVGPFEVPKSMSSTNSATLATPFKIKGINYSISSACSTSSHCIGNAVEQIQWGKQDVMFAGGGEELDWTLSVLFDAMNAMSSNFNDTPERASRAYDANRDGFVIAGGAGVLVLEALEHAQARGANIIAEVIGYCANSDGFDMVAPSGEGAMRCMKIALEGVNDKIDYINPHGTSTPIGDIKEIEAIQEVFGEDMPPISSTKSLTGHSLGAAGVQEAIYSLLMLQNNFICESAHIDELDEAFASVPIVQKRQDVPLNAIMSNSFGFGGTNATLVMKKFDG; encoded by the coding sequence ATGAGACGCGTTGTCATTACAGGTATGGGGATTGTCTCCAGCATTGGTAACAATAGAGACGAAGTTTTAGATAGTCTCCAAAATTGTAAATCTGGTATTAGCAGAGCTGAAAAATATGCTGAGCTTGGGTTTAGAAGCCAGGTGGAAGGCGCGCCAACACTCGACGCTTTATCTTTGGTTGATCGTAAAACGAAACGTTTTATGGGCATGGGCGCTGCATGGAACTACGTCGCCATGGAAGAAGCCATTGCACAAGCTGGTCTTGAAGAAAAAGAGATTAGTCATGAGCGTACTGGTCTGATTATGGGCTCTGGTGGTCCATCTGCTAAAGCAATTGTCAAAGCTGCCAATACGACCTTAGAACGGGGCCCTAAAAAAGTTGGTCCGTTTGAAGTTCCAAAATCAATGTCGAGTACAAACTCAGCGACTTTGGCAACACCTTTTAAAATTAAAGGTATCAACTATTCTATTTCATCAGCCTGTTCGACTTCGAGCCATTGTATTGGCAATGCGGTTGAGCAAATTCAATGGGGCAAGCAAGATGTGATGTTCGCTGGTGGTGGTGAAGAGCTTGACTGGACTTTATCTGTTTTATTTGATGCGATGAATGCTATGTCATCTAACTTTAACGACACTCCTGAGCGTGCTAGCCGGGCTTATGATGCTAACCGTGATGGCTTTGTGATTGCTGGTGGTGCTGGTGTATTAGTTCTTGAAGCTCTTGAACATGCTCAGGCTCGCGGTGCGAATATTATTGCTGAGGTTATCGGTTACTGTGCTAACTCTGATGGGTTTGATATGGTGGCGCCTTCTGGTGAGGGAGCAATGCGCTGCATGAAGATCGCGCTTGAGGGTGTTAATGACAAAATCGATTACATTAACCCGCACGGAACCTCAACACCTATTGGTGACATAAAAGAAATTGAAGCAATACAAGAGGTCTTCGGTGAAGATATGCCGCCAATCTCAAGCACCAAATCATTAACTGGCCACTCTCTTGGTGCTGCTGGTGTTCAGGAGGCGATTTATTCGCTCTTAATGCTGCAAAATAACTTTATTTGCGAATCTGCTCACATTGATGAGCTTGATGAAGCCTTTGCAAGCGTTCCAATTGTTCAAAAACGCCAAGATGTGCCTCTTAACGCTATCATGTCAAATAGCTTTGGGTTTGGTGGAACAAATGCAACATTAGTGATGAAAAAATTTGACGGCTAA
- the rbfA gene encoding 30S ribosome-binding factor RbfA: protein MGSSKPSGNSDRRAKKGPSQRQLRVAENLRHELSQIFTRIDIRDEDLLDVIITVSEIRTSPDMRQATVYVMPLGGKNKDVVVEALSRHRKFLRGELSRKVTLKYMPELHFRLDETFDESGRISDVLNSKKVAQDLGDKPADQTEADTSIDE, encoded by the coding sequence ATGGGATCATCAAAACCTTCGGGTAACAGTGACAGACGGGCCAAAAAGGGTCCAAGTCAGCGCCAATTGCGCGTGGCTGAAAACTTGCGTCATGAATTATCTCAAATCTTCACGCGGATTGATATCCGCGATGAAGATTTGTTAGATGTCATCATCACAGTTTCAGAAATCCGCACCAGCCCAGATATGCGCCAGGCAACGGTTTATGTCATGCCTCTTGGTGGTAAGAATAAAGATGTCGTAGTTGAGGCTCTTAGTCGGCATCGTAAATTCTTACGCGGCGAATTATCGAGAAAAGTAACGCTTAAATATATGCCAGAGCTGCATTTCCGCTTGGATGAAACATTTGATGAATCTGGCCGTATTTCTGATGTTTTAAATTCCAAAAAAGTCGCACAAGATCTTGGCGATAAACCTGCAGACCAAACGGAAGCTGACACGTCAATCGATGAATAA
- a CDS encoding tetratricopeptide repeat protein — translation MRSVAGFFIVISCISVLSGCQAPVISGEQNYATLQPLSTKQHENNILSLTSVIEKSPDDPSAFNMRGTAHGDARSYSKAIADFSKAIEIDPSYYQAFANRALIHVRLKQFDKAMSDFDQALTLSTEYPVAYFGRGMLYRIKNKQALALADFNKTLEFAPDHAGAYFNRGEIYLARGDNALALADFNSAIDLQPNSFAPYYGRGLSRIASGNYKEAYDDFYVAARRKKGFYQAWTYRGLAAEKQNAPEEASRAYQRALSINPHYKPAIEGLKRVKVKSS, via the coding sequence ATGAGATCAGTTGCTGGTTTTTTTATTGTTATTTCTTGCATTTCGGTCCTGTCAGGCTGCCAAGCCCCTGTTATCAGTGGTGAGCAAAATTATGCAACTTTACAACCTCTCTCAACTAAACAACATGAAAATAACATTCTCTCACTCACCAGTGTGATTGAGAAAAGCCCTGATGACCCGAGTGCCTTTAATATGCGCGGAACTGCTCATGGAGACGCGCGCAGCTATTCCAAAGCTATTGCTGACTTTTCGAAAGCTATTGAAATTGATCCTAGTTACTATCAGGCCTTTGCGAACAGAGCTCTTATTCATGTTCGATTAAAGCAATTTGATAAAGCTATGAGTGATTTTGACCAGGCTCTAACACTTTCAACCGAATATCCAGTTGCTTATTTTGGTCGTGGCATGCTTTACCGCATTAAGAACAAGCAAGCATTGGCTTTGGCTGATTTCAATAAAACCCTTGAGTTTGCCCCTGACCATGCTGGTGCTTATTTCAATCGAGGTGAGATTTATTTAGCACGCGGAGATAATGCTTTGGCATTGGCCGATTTTAACAGTGCGATTGACCTGCAACCAAACTCTTTTGCCCCTTATTATGGACGTGGTCTAAGTCGCATAGCTTCTGGAAATTACAAAGAAGCCTATGATGATTTTTACGTGGCGGCACGGCGGAAAAAAGGCTTCTATCAGGCTTGGACATATCGTGGTCTTGCTGCGGAAAAACAAAATGCGCCGGAAGAGGCATCACGTGCCTATCAACGCGCATTATCAATCAACCCTCATTACAAACCGGCGATTGAAGGCTTGAAGCGTGTGAAAGTTAAAAGTAGCTGA
- the truB gene encoding tRNA pseudouridine(55) synthase TruB, giving the protein MARKRGDRINGWLVLDKPLELTSTKAVGIVRRIFNAQKAGHAGTLDPLATGILPIALGEATKTVSNVMEGGKIYEFTVKWGAETTTDDLEGDVTSTSLKRPTEDEVAELLPIFIGNILQTPPAFSAIKINGQRAYDLARSGEKVEIKAREVNIYDLSIKNFIEDEEMTFIAECGKGTYIRSLARDIGRELGCLGHVSRLRRLKSGPFTENMSISLEKLEELSHSAAARDVLLDQLCPIETALDDIPALAINEDDAARVRLGQAVLLKGRDAPIIKGPAYAMSGSDIVALGVVSQGEFKPARVIVLGE; this is encoded by the coding sequence ATGGCACGTAAGCGTGGAGACCGCATAAATGGTTGGCTGGTCTTAGACAAACCCCTTGAACTAACATCCACCAAAGCAGTCGGAATTGTCAGACGCATTTTTAATGCGCAGAAGGCAGGCCATGCCGGCACATTAGACCCATTAGCAACAGGCATTTTGCCCATCGCTTTAGGTGAAGCTACAAAAACGGTTTCCAATGTGATGGAAGGCGGCAAGATATATGAGTTCACTGTGAAGTGGGGGGCAGAGACCACCACAGATGACCTTGAAGGTGATGTAACATCAACCAGCCTTAAGCGCCCAACAGAAGATGAGGTTGCAGAACTGTTACCGATATTCATTGGAAACATCCTGCAAACACCACCAGCTTTCTCAGCCATTAAAATTAATGGACAACGAGCCTATGATTTGGCCCGCAGCGGTGAAAAGGTCGAGATAAAGGCCCGAGAAGTCAATATTTACGATCTTTCCATCAAGAATTTCATTGAAGACGAAGAAATGACATTCATCGCAGAATGCGGCAAAGGGACCTATATTCGCTCATTAGCACGTGATATTGGCAGAGAATTAGGCTGTTTAGGTCATGTATCAAGGTTAAGGCGACTAAAGAGTGGCCCATTTACCGAAAATATGTCGATTTCACTGGAAAAATTAGAAGAGTTAAGTCATAGTGCAGCCGCTCGTGACGTATTGTTAGATCAATTATGTCCCATTGAGACCGCGCTGGACGACATCCCGGCGTTGGCCATAAATGAGGATGACGCGGCAAGAGTAAGATTAGGGCAAGCCGTTCTGTTAAAGGGACGCGATGCACCGATCATTAAGGGGCCAGCATATGCAATGTCCGGATCAGATATCGTAGCTTTAGGTGTAGTCTCACAGGGTGAGTTTAAACCGGCACGCGTTATTGTTCTCGGCGAATAG
- the fabI_2 gene encoding enoyl-ACP reductase FabI has product MTDPVNSTDIATPGPMMAGKKGLIMGVANDRSIAWGIARVLAGQGAELAFTYQGDAFGRRAIPLAESVGSEIIESCDVNDIATVDNVFNVIGDKWGELDFVVHALAFSDRNELKDRYCDTSRENFINTMVISCFSFTEIAKRAAPLMKNGGSLLTLSYAGAQKVVPCYNVMGVAKAALETSVKYLATDLGPDNIRVNAMSAGPMRTLAGAGISDARSMFNFQQQHSPLKRTPKLDDVGGAGLYLLSDLSGGVTGEVHYVDCGYNTVFMPDLESLKSTGY; this is encoded by the coding sequence ATGACTGATCCTGTAAATTCAACAGATATTGCAACACCTGGCCCTATGATGGCGGGTAAAAAAGGTTTGATTATGGGCGTTGCCAATGATCGTTCAATCGCATGGGGCATTGCTCGTGTTCTGGCTGGGCAAGGCGCTGAACTGGCTTTCACTTACCAAGGTGATGCCTTTGGACGCCGTGCTATCCCGTTAGCTGAATCTGTTGGTTCTGAAATCATTGAGAGTTGTGATGTAAACGATATCGCGACCGTAGATAATGTATTTAATGTGATTGGTGATAAATGGGGTGAGCTTGACTTTGTTGTTCATGCTCTTGCCTTTTCAGACCGCAATGAACTGAAAGATCGTTACTGCGATACTAGCCGTGAGAATTTCATCAACACCATGGTGATTTCTTGTTTCTCATTTACCGAGATTGCAAAACGCGCTGCGCCTCTCATGAAAAATGGCGGTAGCTTACTTACTCTTTCTTATGCTGGTGCGCAAAAGGTTGTGCCTTGCTATAATGTGATGGGTGTTGCAAAAGCTGCGCTCGAGACCAGTGTTAAATATTTGGCTACAGACCTTGGACCGGACAACATTCGCGTGAACGCTATGTCTGCAGGCCCGATGAGAACATTAGCTGGCGCAGGTATTTCAGATGCGCGCTCAATGTTTAATTTCCAACAACAACATTCGCCTCTTAAACGCACTCCTAAATTGGATGACGTTGGCGGTGCTGGCCTTTACCTTCTCTCTGACCTTTCTGGCGGTGTTACTGGTGAAGTGCATTATGTTGATTGTGGGTATAATACTGTGTTCATGCCTGACTTAGAGTCACTGAAATCGACTGGGTATTGA